The window GACTATATTGTGTCTAAAATCCCGCGCTGGCCGTTTGATAAATTCGAATCTGCCAACAGACGTCTTGGGACGCAAATGAAAGCAACTGGTGAAGTGATGGCGATCGGCCGTACATTAGAAGAGTCTCTTCTAAAGGCTGTCCGTTCACTTGAAGCTGATGTGCATCACATTGAATTAAAAGATGAAGCAGATATCACAAACGAAGTGCTTGAAAAGCGGATTATCAAGGCGGGAGACGAACGATTATTCTATATCGCCGAGGCGCTTAGAAGAGGCTATACGGTTGAACAAATACATGAATTCTCAAAAATTGATTACTTCTTCCTTCATAAGCTGGAAGGCATCATCGCATTTGAAAAGACATTAAAAGAAAACAAAGGCAATACAGACGTATTAAAAGAAGCGAAAGATAAAGGCTTCTCAGACATCTATATTAGCCGTGAGTGGAATATGAATGAAGCGGATGTCTACAAGCTAAGACAAGAAGCAGGCATCGTACCTGTCTACAAAATGGTAGATACTTGTGCGGCTGAATTTGAATCCGAGACGCCATATTTCTATAGCACGTATGAAGATGAAAATGAATCAGAACGCACAGACAAGAAAAGCGTCATCGTATTAGGCTCAGGTCCTATCAGAATCGGTCAAGGAGTTGAATTTGATTATGCGACGGTTCATTCTGTGTGGGCAATTAAACAAGCAGGCTATGAAGCAATCATTATTAACAACAACCCTGAAACGGTCTCAACAGACTTTAGTATTTCAGATAAGCTCTACTTTGAACCACTCACTGTAGAAGATGTGATGCACATCATTGATCTTGAGCAGCCTGAAGGAGTCGTCGTCCAGTTCGGCGGACAAACGGCGATCAACCTAGCAGATGAATTATCAAATAGAGGGGTGAAGATTCTCGGCACTTCTCTTGAAGACCTAGACCGCGCCGAAAACCGAGACAAGTTTGAACAAACATTAGAAGCACTCGGCGTGCCGCAGCCTAAAGGGAAAACAGCTACGTCTGTGCCTGAAGCTGTAGCGATTGCCAATCAGATCGGCTACCCAGTCCTTGTCCGTCCTTCCTATGTATTAGGCGGTCGTGCGATGGAAATCGTTTATCAAGAAGAAGAGCTTCTTCACTACATGGAGAATGCGGTGAGAGTCAATCCGCAGCACCCAGTGTTAATTGACAAATATTTGACGGGAAAAGAAATTGAAGTAGATGCCGTATCTGATGGGGAAACTGTCGTGATCCCAGGCATTATGGAACATATTGAAAGAGCCGGGGTTCACTCTGGTGACTCGATTGCGGTTTACCCGCCGCAAACATTGTCTGTTGAGATCAAAGCGAAGATCGCAGAATACACGATCAAGCTTGCAAAAGGCCTCAATATTATTGGGCTGCTAAACATTCAATTTGTTCTCTCGAAAGGTGAAGTGTACGTACTTGAAGTGAATCCTCGTTCAAGCCGGACAGTTCCTTTCTTAAGTAAAATTACAGGCATCCCGATGGCAAATCTAGCGACAAAAGTCATTTTAGGTGACAAGCTTAAAAACTATAGCTACGAAGAAGGACTTCACACAGAGCAAGAAGGGGTGTACGTCAAAGTTCCAGTCTTCTCTTTTGCAAAACTAAGAAGAGTGGATATTACACTCGGGCCTGAAATGAAATCTACAGGTGAGGTCATGGGGAAAGATGTCACAATTGAAAAAGCCCTCTACAAAGGATTAATTGCATCAGGCATTCAAATTCCTAAAGACGGGACAGTTCTTCTAACAGTTGCTGATAAGGATAAAGAAGAAGGACTTGAGATTGCAAGAAGATTCCACTCGATCGGCTATCATATTTTAGCAACAGAAGGAACGGCGAATTACTTAAAACAAGCCTCCATCCCATCAAGTGTTGTCGGCAAAATAGGAGAAGAAGGCAAAAACCTTCTCGATGTCATTCGAAACGGGGAAGCCCAATTTGTCATCAACACTCTAACAAAAGGAAAACAGCCGGCAAGAGACGGCTTTAGAATCAGACGTGAAGCTGTTGAAAATGGCGTAGCTTGCTTAACGTCGCTAGATACAGCAGAAGCCATTTTAAGAGTGCTGGAAAGCATGACATTTAGAGCGGATGAAATGCCAGAAGTGAAAACGAATGCTGAGGTGACAGTAACGATATGAAAAAAGCATACTTGACGGTCGTCTCAAACCGAGAGATCGCTGATCATATTTACGAAATGATATTAAAAGGTGACCTTGTGGACTCCTTTCAAACGGCTGGACAATTTCTTCATATCAAGGTCAGCGAGTCTATGACACCGCTGCTGAGAAGACCGATCAGTATTGCCAATATTCATGCCGAGAAACAAGAAGCAACTATCATCTACCGCGCAGAGGGAGAGGGCACAAAGCTTCTTTCCCAAAAGCGGGAGGGGGAATCCATCGATGTATTAGGACCGCTTGGCAACGGGTATGATCCTTCAGTAGTTCAGCCAGGTCAGACAGCCTTACTAGTCGGCGGTGGAATTGGAGTACCGCCGCTATATGAGCTGTCCAAGCGTTTAACGAAAAAAGGTGTCATCGTCAAGCATGTCCTTGGCTTTCAATCGAAAAAGGATGTATTTTACGAGGAGAAATTCCAAGCACTCGGAGATACGTTTATCGCGACAGTTGATGGGACATATGGTTCAAAGGGCTTCGTGACAGGTGTCATTGAAGAGAATGATTTGAGCTTTGATGTCATGCTTTCCTGCGGACCGACACCTATGTTAAAAGCACTAAAAGACTCTTATCCCGATAAGCCTGTCTACATTTCAATGGAAGAACGAATGGGCTGCGGGATTGGTGCTTGCTTTGCATGTGTGTGTCATACCGACCAGCACGAAAAATCTTACGTCAAAGTCTGTCTGGATGGACCTGTATTTAAAGCAGAGGAGGTGGCATTGTCATGCTAAACGTTGAGTTACCCGGCTTATCTTTAAAGAATCCGATTATCCCTGCATCAGGCTGCTTTGGATTCGGAAGGGAATTTGCTTCATTATATGACTTATCCTTGCTTGGCGGTATCATGATCAAGGCCACAACCCTTGAACCGAGATTTGGCAATCCGACACCAAGGGTAGCGGAGACAGGTGCCGGTATGCTCAATGCCATCGGTCTTCAAAATCCAGGCCTAAAAGTCGTTCTGGAAAATGAATTGCCTTGGCTTGAGCAGTTTGATACGCCGATCATTGCAAACGTCGCTGGCTCACAGGTCGATGATTATGTCGAAGTAGCCAAGCAAATCAGCCAAGCAAAAAATGTCCATGCCCTTGAACTGAATATTTCATGTCCGAATGTCAAAACAGGCGGAATTGCCTTTGGTACAGATCCTCATATGGCAGCAGCATTGACAAAAGCGGTGAAGGAAGTCTCTTCGGTACCTGTCTATGTCAAGCTGTCTCCTAACGTAGCCAATATTGTGGAGATTGCTCAAGCGATTGAATCTGCTGGAGCGGATGGACTCACGATGATTAACACGTTAATCGGTATGCGTTTAGATTTAAAAACGGGGAAACCGATTCTTGCCAATAAAACAGGCGGATTATCAGGCCCTGCTGTCAAACCTGTCGCTGTGCGCATGGTACATGAAGTCAGTCAAGCAGTGTCTATCCCGATTATCGGAATGGGCGGGGTGCAAAATGCTGAAGACGTACTTGAATTTTTACTAGCAGGAGCGAGTGCAGTAGCTGTTGGCACAGCCAATTTTGTGAACCCATTTATTTGTCCAGAAATCATTGAAGAACTGCCAAGAGTGTTAGCAGCATATGGCTATTCATCTGTAGAGGAATGTATCGGAAGGAGCTGGAAACATGAAGCACTTGCCCATCATCGCACTTGATTTTCCGGTAGCGCAGGAAGCGCTCGCCTTTTTAAAACCCTTTGAAGGGACACGATTATTTGTGAAGGTCGGCATGGAGCTGTTTTACCAAGAAGGACCTGCTATCCTTGACGCGCTCAAAGAAAAAAATTGCCGCATTTTCCTCGATCTCAAATTACATGACATTCCAACAACGGTGCAAAAAGCAATGAACCGGCTTGCCGCACTTGGTGTTGATTTGGTCAATGTGCATGCTGCTGGCGGGAAACATATGATGCAAGCTGCGGTAGAAGGGCTTGAAAGCGGGACGCCTGCTGGACAAAAACGTCCAGGCATTATTGCAGTGACTCAGCTGACGAGTACGTCAGAAGACATGATGAGGAGCGAATTACTCATAGACCGTCCGCTGCAAGAGACTGTCATCCGGTACGGTCAATTGGCATATGAAAGTGGACTAGACGGTGTTGTTTGCTCTGTTCATGAATCCAAAGCCCTTCATGAGCACATCTCACCTGCCTTTCTCACTGTCACGCCGGGGATTCGCTTACAAAATGATCAAACCGATGACCAAAAGCGTGTGGCGACTCCTGCTTATGCAAAAGAGCAAGGTGTTTCACAAATTGTTGTCGGAAGGTCAATCACGAAAGCTGAAAAACCATTGGAAGCCTATCATCAAATTTTAAAAGAGTGGGAGTGACTGCCAGATGAAAACAAAAATCGCTAAACACCTATTACAAATCAAAGCGGTCTCATTAAAACCAGACGAACCGTTTACATGGGCAAGCGGTATCAAATCACCGATCTATTGTGACAACCGTCTTACCTTGTCCTACCCAGAAGTAAGACACGACATTGCTGAAGGTCTTAAAGAGTTGATTCTCACCCATTTTGAGGGAGCGGAGGTTGTTGCTGGTACTGCAACAGCAGGCATCCCGCATGCGGCATTAGCGGCAGACCGTCTGAACGTGCCGATGTGTTATGTGAGAAGTAAGCCAAAAGCACATGGAAAAGGGAATCAAATTGAAGGAGCCGTATCAAAAGGTCAAAAGGTGGTCGTCGTAGAAGACTTGATTTCAACAGGAGGCAGTGTGCTTGAAGTGGTCGCTGCTCTTCAAGAAGCGGGCTGTGACGTACTAGGAGTTGCCGCGATCTTCACATACGGACTGCCAAAAGCTGCGGCAGCATTTCAAGAGAAAAACATTCCATATGTCACCCTAACAGACTATGACACACTGACAGACGTGGCACTTGAGCTGAAAGCGATCGAGCCTTCTGCTATGAATAAACTAAAACGCTGGAGACAAGATCCTTCCTCTGAATCTTGGATGAAAGAAACCGTCTAAAAAGCTGCGCGTACCCGCACAGCTTTCGGCGTGTAGACAAACCCTCGCATTCTTTGTCAGAACTGCGTGCCGGTGCTCACGAATGTTCAATTCGCTCCGGTACTCGTCCTTCCTAGACTGCAAAGGTTTTCTATCACGCTGAATACAATATGAAGCTGCGCGTACCCGCACAGCTTTTTTATTTGGTTAAAAATAGTAAAATAGACTCAAATTCAAATAAAAACTAATCCTATCAATAAAGTCGGGTTGACTTTTGTTTGAATTGTGTTAATATTTAAGACAAATTAAAACACTTATCCAGAGAGGTGGAGGGACTGGCCCGATGAAGCCCGGCAACCTGCGATTTGCAAGGTGCTACTTCCTGCAAAATGATTCTATTTTGAAAGATAAGGAAATGAGCTTCCTCATCTTTCTTTCGGACTGAAAGGAAGTTTTTTTATTTTAACGGTGAGGAGGAAGACGAGATGGAAGTGAAGCGAAATCAGTATGAAGACTTATTGAAGCATATGCAGAAACTGATTGGGGATATGAATTCGGTTCAGTTATGTTGATTGTTCAGGACGGTCAAGTGATTCAAGTGGAAGAAAACAGAAAAATTCGGTTGACGTAGTGCGGAGAGTAGTGATACTCCGGAAGGGGAGAAACAATGTTAACTTATGAAAATTGGCAAGAGCCGTCCATTACATTTCAAGAGGATGATTTGTATAAAGGGGCCTTATCTGTGCTGAAATGGGCATACGGTCATTATGGTGATCAGCTCGTTTATGCATGCAGCTTTGGTATTGAAGGCATCGTCCTCATTGATCTTATTGCGAAAGTAAAAAAGGATGCAAGAATTGTCTTTTTAGATACAGGTCTGCATTTTAAGGAAACGTACGACACTATTGATGCGGTAAAGGAAAGATACCCTGGTTTAGATATTGTGCTGAAAACCCCTGAGCTGACGGTTGAGGAGCAAAACGAGCAGCATGGTGATCAGCTATGGAAAACGGACCCTCAAAGCTGCTGCCATATGCGTAAGGTCATTCCTTTGCAAGAAGCGCTATCCGGCTATCCGGCATGGCTTTCTGGCTTAAGAAGAGAGCAGTCACCCAAGCGAGCAGGGACGAACTTTTTAAATCAGGATGAAAAATTCAAATCAGTGAAAGTATGTCCGCTTATCCACTGGACGTGGAAGGACATATGGAGATATGCATCTAGAGAGGAACTTACTTATAATCCGCTGCATGATCAGGGATATCCAAGTATCGGCTGTGCCCCGTGTACACAGCCGGCATTTACTGCCGAGGATCTTCGTTCTGGCAGATGGTCAGGCACAGCTAAGACTGAGTGCGGATTACATGAGTAAGGGAGCATAATGTATGGAAATCGCCGCAATTTTATTTAGTTTATTTTTCGCTCTAAACATTGGCGCGAGTGGTGCAGCTGCTTCGATGGGCATCGCGTACGGGTCAGGTGCTATTCAAAAGCCTATCTATGCACTCAGTGTATGTGCAGTTGGGATTTTAGCAGGTTCAGTCATTGGCGGCGGTGAGGTCGTCAAAACGATTAGCTCTGGAATTATGCCTGAATCCGTCATTACACTTGAAATTGTTTGTATTATTATTGGTTCTGCTGCATTATCACTCTTTATAGCGAATCTGATGGCCATCCCTTTATCAACAAGTGAGGTCACAGTAGGTGCTGTCGTTGGAGTTGCGGTAGCGTATAAAGTATTGTATGTGAAATCCATTTTAGTCATTGTGTCATTTTGGGTCATCATTCCTATTGTTGCTTTTCTTTTTACATTCGTTGTAGTCAAAATCATCAGAATGTTCCCGAAACGAACCTTTTCAAAAAAAGGCACCATGATTTTATCGATCGTTTTGATCATCAGTGGATTTCTAGAAGCGTTTTCTGCTGGGATGAACAATGTCGCAAATGCTGTAGGCCCCCTTGTTGCTTCAGGCATTTTATCCGTTGGGCAAGGAACGCTTTACGGCGGACTTTTCGTTGCACTGGGTGCCCTTTTATTAGGAAGAAGAGTGCTTGAAACAAACGGAAAGAAAATCACCCGCTATCAAACAGGTGAAGGGATTTTGCTTTCGAGTACCGGTGCTGGACTTGTCATCGTCAGCTCTATTTTTGGGCTGCCAGTTCCACTTACCCAAATCACCTCCTCGTCTATCATTGGGCTTGGAATGGCAAAAGGCGGACCAAATATTTTTCATAAACATGTGGTGAAAAAAATGCTGAAAGTGTGGGTAGTGTCACCCTTTTTATCACTCAGCCTATCGTATTTGCTGGTGAGCCTTTTCTTAAAAGGAGACTATTATTCTATCTTTATTATGATGAGTGTACTGCTTGCCTCACTTGGTGCGCTGAGTCTGATGAAGGCAGTCAAAAATGAAAGCAGCTCGATTCATGAACAGGGCGGCGGGATTTAACGACAAATCCGACTATTTACATCTAATAAATATGAACATTGAGAGGAAGATGAACAAATGAGTTTAACACCACATGGTGGCGTATTAATTAATCGAGTAAATGAAGAGTATGATCTCAGCACGGCTGCAAAGGAAATTGAACTAGATGCTATCTCATTTGCAGACCTTGAACTCATAGCAATTGGCGGGTATAGTCCAATTGAAGGGTTTTTAACAAAAGCTGATTATGAAGCCGTTGTGAGCAGTATGCGGTTAGCAAGTGG is drawn from Bacillus pumilus and contains these coding sequences:
- the pyrE gene encoding orotate phosphoribosyltransferase; amino-acid sequence: MKTKIAKHLLQIKAVSLKPDEPFTWASGIKSPIYCDNRLTLSYPEVRHDIAEGLKELILTHFEGAEVVAGTATAGIPHAALAADRLNVPMCYVRSKPKAHGKGNQIEGAVSKGQKVVVVEDLISTGGSVLEVVAALQEAGCDVLGVAAIFTYGLPKAAAAFQEKNIPYVTLTDYDTLTDVALELKAIEPSAMNKLKRWRQDPSSESWMKETV
- a CDS encoding dihydroorotate dehydrogenase, whose translation is MLNVELPGLSLKNPIIPASGCFGFGREFASLYDLSLLGGIMIKATTLEPRFGNPTPRVAETGAGMLNAIGLQNPGLKVVLENELPWLEQFDTPIIANVAGSQVDDYVEVAKQISQAKNVHALELNISCPNVKTGGIAFGTDPHMAAALTKAVKEVSSVPVYVKLSPNVANIVEIAQAIESAGADGLTMINTLIGMRLDLKTGKPILANKTGGLSGPAVKPVAVRMVHEVSQAVSIPIIGMGGVQNAEDVLEFLLAGASAVAVGTANFVNPFICPEIIEELPRVLAAYGYSSVEECIGRSWKHEALAHHRT
- a CDS encoding DUF2292 domain-containing protein; this encodes MLIVQDGQVIQVEENRKIRLT
- a CDS encoding dihydroorotate dehydrogenase electron transfer subunit, whose translation is MKKAYLTVVSNREIADHIYEMILKGDLVDSFQTAGQFLHIKVSESMTPLLRRPISIANIHAEKQEATIIYRAEGEGTKLLSQKREGESIDVLGPLGNGYDPSVVQPGQTALLVGGGIGVPPLYELSKRLTKKGVIVKHVLGFQSKKDVFYEEKFQALGDTFIATVDGTYGSKGFVTGVIEENDLSFDVMLSCGPTPMLKALKDSYPDKPVYISMEERMGCGIGACFACVCHTDQHEKSYVKVCLDGPVFKAEEVALSC
- the pyrF gene encoding orotidine-5'-phosphate decarboxylase produces the protein MKHLPIIALDFPVAQEALAFLKPFEGTRLFVKVGMELFYQEGPAILDALKEKNCRIFLDLKLHDIPTTVQKAMNRLAALGVDLVNVHAAGGKHMMQAAVEGLESGTPAGQKRPGIIAVTQLTSTSEDMMRSELLIDRPLQETVIRYGQLAYESGLDGVVCSVHESKALHEHISPAFLTVTPGIRLQNDQTDDQKRVATPAYAKEQGVSQIVVGRSITKAEKPLEAYHQILKEWE
- the carB gene encoding carbamoyl-phosphate synthase (glutamine-hydrolyzing) large subunit → MPKRVDIKKILVIGSGPIIIGQAAEFDYAGTQACLALKEEGYEVVLVNSNPATIMTDTEMADKVYIEPLTPEFLTRIIRKERPDAILPTLGGQTGLNLAVELSDLGVLAECGVEVLGTKLSAIQKAEDRDLFRNLMNELNEPVPESEIIHNLEEAMAFTNQIGFPVIVRPAYTLGGTGGGICTNEQELKEIVENGLKLSPVTQCLLEKSIAGFKEIEYEVMRDSGDHAIVVCNMENFDPVGIHTGDSIVVAPSQTLSDREYQLLRNVSLKLIRALGIEGGCNVQLAIDPDSFQYYIIEVNPRVSRSSALASKATGYPIAKLAAKIAVGLTLDEMMNPVTGKTYAAFEPALDYIVSKIPRWPFDKFESANRRLGTQMKATGEVMAIGRTLEESLLKAVRSLEADVHHIELKDEADITNEVLEKRIIKAGDERLFYIAEALRRGYTVEQIHEFSKIDYFFLHKLEGIIAFEKTLKENKGNTDVLKEAKDKGFSDIYISREWNMNEADVYKLRQEAGIVPVYKMVDTCAAEFESETPYFYSTYEDENESERTDKKSVIVLGSGPIRIGQGVEFDYATVHSVWAIKQAGYEAIIINNNPETVSTDFSISDKLYFEPLTVEDVMHIIDLEQPEGVVVQFGGQTAINLADELSNRGVKILGTSLEDLDRAENRDKFEQTLEALGVPQPKGKTATSVPEAVAIANQIGYPVLVRPSYVLGGRAMEIVYQEEELLHYMENAVRVNPQHPVLIDKYLTGKEIEVDAVSDGETVVIPGIMEHIERAGVHSGDSIAVYPPQTLSVEIKAKIAEYTIKLAKGLNIIGLLNIQFVLSKGEVYVLEVNPRSSRTVPFLSKITGIPMANLATKVILGDKLKNYSYEEGLHTEQEGVYVKVPVFSFAKLRRVDITLGPEMKSTGEVMGKDVTIEKALYKGLIASGIQIPKDGTVLLTVADKDKEEGLEIARRFHSIGYHILATEGTANYLKQASIPSSVVGKIGEEGKNLLDVIRNGEAQFVINTLTKGKQPARDGFRIRREAVENGVACLTSLDTAEAILRVLESMTFRADEMPEVKTNAEVTVTI
- a CDS encoding phosphoadenylyl-sulfate reductase; the encoded protein is MLTYENWQEPSITFQEDDLYKGALSVLKWAYGHYGDQLVYACSFGIEGIVLIDLIAKVKKDARIVFLDTGLHFKETYDTIDAVKERYPGLDIVLKTPELTVEEQNEQHGDQLWKTDPQSCCHMRKVIPLQEALSGYPAWLSGLRREQSPKRAGTNFLNQDEKFKSVKVCPLIHWTWKDIWRYASREELTYNPLHDQGYPSIGCAPCTQPAFTAEDLRSGRWSGTAKTECGLHE
- a CDS encoding inorganic phosphate transporter; the protein is MEIAAILFSLFFALNIGASGAAASMGIAYGSGAIQKPIYALSVCAVGILAGSVIGGGEVVKTISSGIMPESVITLEIVCIIIGSAALSLFIANLMAIPLSTSEVTVGAVVGVAVAYKVLYVKSILVIVSFWVIIPIVAFLFTFVVVKIIRMFPKRTFSKKGTMILSIVLIISGFLEAFSAGMNNVANAVGPLVASGILSVGQGTLYGGLFVALGALLLGRRVLETNGKKITRYQTGEGILLSSTGAGLVIVSSIFGLPVPLTQITSSSIIGLGMAKGGPNIFHKHVVKKMLKVWVVSPFLSLSLSYLLVSLFLKGDYYSIFIMMSVLLASLGALSLMKAVKNESSSIHEQGGGI